The following coding sequences are from one Lysinibacillus sp. FSL W8-0992 window:
- a CDS encoding DUF3100 domain-containing protein translates to MENTEQHQSIWQVIKQNYRLYLGALVIVIIAELIGVKKFQVGSALIVIYPMLFAIVISVLLGPDIFRFFKEKASTKASSLVLVAITPFMAKIGVLAGSNLPKLVDVGPALAFQELGHVGTIFLALPIALLLGIKKEAIGATSSTCRDKDYGLICHLYGANSPEARGALSIYIIGFIIGTIYIGFLASIVASTNIFHPLALAMACGIGSGVMMAAASSTLATIYPEYSDQIIMLAGASDTLAAIIGIYFTLFISLPLTRKLYYLLEPRISPKHTRDQKMKNIKVGD, encoded by the coding sequence ATGGAAAACACAGAACAACATCAATCTATATGGCAAGTAATTAAACAGAATTACAGATTATATTTAGGGGCTCTTGTCATCGTTATTATCGCCGAACTGATTGGAGTAAAAAAATTCCAAGTAGGTTCTGCTCTAATCGTTATATACCCAATGCTTTTTGCAATCGTAATAAGTGTTTTACTTGGCCCAGATATTTTTCGATTTTTTAAAGAAAAGGCATCTACAAAGGCTTCATCTCTTGTCCTTGTCGCAATCACACCTTTTATGGCGAAAATTGGGGTACTTGCTGGTTCTAATCTTCCTAAGCTTGTTGATGTAGGTCCCGCATTAGCCTTTCAAGAGCTTGGACATGTAGGAACAATTTTTCTAGCATTACCGATTGCATTATTGCTAGGAATTAAAAAGGAAGCCATTGGCGCCACAAGCTCTACTTGCCGTGATAAGGATTACGGATTGATTTGTCATTTATATGGCGCCAATTCTCCAGAAGCTAGAGGTGCTCTATCTATTTACATCATCGGTTTTATAATCGGTACCATTTATATTGGATTTTTAGCAAGTATCGTAGCTTCGACTAATATTTTTCATCCTTTAGCATTAGCGATGGCTTGCGGAATAGGTAGTGGTGTCATGATGGCGGCAGCATCTAGCACATTGGCAACAATTTACCCAGAATACAGCGATCAAATTATTATGCTGGCAGGTGCAAGTGATACGTTAGCTGCCATTATAGGTATCTACTTTACTTTATTTATCTCTCTTCCTCTTACTAGGAAATTATATTACTTGCTTGAGCCAAGAATCAGTCCAAAACATACACGTGATCAAAAGATGAAAAACATAAAGGTTGGTGATTAA
- a CDS encoding catalase has translation MENKKTEQLKKHIIDNQGKHALTTNQGLKMAEDEFSLKAGLRGPTLMEDFHFREKMTHFDHERIPERIVHARGVGAHGIFQVYESLEGYTKADFLTNPSKITPVFVRFSTVQGSRGSNDTVRDVRGFSTKFYTDEGNYDLVGNNMPVFFIQDAIKFPDFVHAVKPEPHNEIPQGASAHDTFWDFIGQNPETAHMIMWHMSDRAIPRSLRMMEGFGVHTFRLINAKGQAHFVKFHWKPTLGVHSLVWDEAQKIAGKNPDFHRLDLYEAIEKGDFPEWELGLQVIPEEDEHAFDFDILDPTKLWPEEEVPVKIVGKMTLNRNVDNFFSETEQVAFHPGHVVPGIDFSNDPLLQGRLFSYTDTQLSRLGGPNFHQIPINQPVCPYQNNQRDGMHQMAIFRGQTSYHRNGLNDNQPAPVSAEEGGYEHYQEKIDGNRIRGRSESFLDFYSQAKLFYNSMAPFEKQHIKNAFSFELGKCKSNAVKTNAIDLINHIDHQLAQEVANNIGVALPKTNLEVQSDKKSPALSMANTIFKPDTKNVAILLNGKPQESLLTEWVQTLAKQHLNYSIVDEKVSQFDDSLKVTDTYDTTDPSLFDAVLVISSESPIQTPVLEFMETTFKHNKPLAFDLNDPQALNSCRIKLEGSGVYNLKDSTIESFIEGIAQGRFWDR, from the coding sequence ATGGAAAATAAAAAAACTGAACAATTAAAGAAACATATCATTGATAACCAAGGAAAACATGCCTTAACGACGAATCAAGGATTAAAAATGGCAGAGGATGAATTTTCTTTAAAAGCAGGTTTAAGGGGTCCTACCCTTATGGAGGACTTTCATTTCCGTGAGAAAATGACTCATTTCGACCATGAACGTATTCCTGAACGTATTGTTCACGCACGTGGTGTTGGCGCACATGGTATTTTTCAAGTTTATGAATCGTTAGAAGGTTATACGAAGGCAGATTTCCTTACAAATCCCTCTAAAATCACACCTGTCTTTGTACGCTTTTCGACAGTGCAGGGATCTAGAGGCTCAAATGACACAGTGAGGGATGTGCGCGGCTTTTCCACTAAATTTTATACAGACGAAGGTAATTATGATTTAGTCGGCAACAATATGCCTGTTTTCTTTATTCAAGATGCCATTAAGTTCCCTGATTTCGTCCATGCAGTTAAACCAGAGCCACACAATGAAATACCACAAGGTGCTAGTGCTCATGATACTTTTTGGGATTTCATCGGGCAAAATCCTGAAACGGCTCATATGATTATGTGGCATATGAGTGATCGTGCCATTCCTCGTAGCTTACGAATGATGGAGGGTTTCGGCGTCCATACATTCCGACTTATTAATGCTAAAGGACAAGCCCATTTTGTGAAATTCCACTGGAAGCCTACTCTAGGTGTACATTCATTAGTTTGGGATGAGGCGCAAAAAATTGCAGGGAAAAACCCTGATTTCCATCGACTAGATTTGTATGAAGCAATTGAAAAAGGCGACTTTCCAGAATGGGAACTGGGTTTACAAGTAATTCCCGAAGAAGATGAGCATGCATTTGATTTTGATATATTAGATCCAACTAAATTATGGCCAGAGGAAGAAGTTCCTGTAAAAATAGTCGGCAAAATGACTCTAAATCGGAATGTAGATAATTTCTTTTCTGAAACAGAACAAGTTGCTTTCCATCCTGGGCATGTTGTACCTGGTATCGATTTCTCAAATGACCCTCTTTTACAAGGACGATTATTCTCTTATACCGATACACAACTTTCTCGATTAGGAGGGCCTAACTTCCATCAGATTCCAATTAATCAACCAGTTTGCCCTTATCAAAACAATCAACGTGACGGTATGCACCAAATGGCAATTTTTCGAGGACAAACAAGCTATCATCGCAACGGCTTAAATGACAATCAACCAGCTCCTGTTTCTGCCGAAGAAGGTGGCTACGAACATTATCAAGAAAAAATTGATGGCAATAGGATTAGAGGTCGTAGCGAAAGCTTTTTAGACTTTTATTCACAAGCGAAGCTCTTCTATAACAGTATGGCTCCTTTTGAGAAACAACATATTAAAAATGCATTTAGTTTCGAGCTTGGCAAATGTAAATCGAATGCAGTGAAAACAAATGCAATCGACCTTATAAATCATATAGACCATCAATTAGCTCAAGAAGTAGCCAACAATATTGGAGTGGCATTGCCTAAGACAAATCTTGAAGTACAATCAGATAAAAAATCGCCTGCACTCAGCATGGCTAATACGATCTTTAAACCAGATACGAAAAATGTCGCGATTTTATTGAATGGGAAGCCTCAGGAATCCCTTCTAACAGAATGGGTTCAGACTTTGGCTAAACAACATTTAAATTATAGTATCGTCGATGAAAAGGTATCTCAATTCGACGATTCCCTTAAAGTAACCGACACTTATGACACAACAGACCCAAGCCTTTTTGATGCTGTTTTAGTCATCAGTAGTGAATCTCCTATTCAAACACCTGTGCTAGAGTTTATGGAAACAACCTTTAAACATAATAAACCTTTAGCCTTTGACCTTAATGATCCTCAAGCATTAAATTCTTGCAGGATAAAACTTGAGGGATCGGGAGTCTACAATTTAAAAGACTCTACAATTGAATCCTTTATTGAAGGCATAGCCCAAGGTCGATTCTGGGATCGATAA
- a CDS encoding glucose 1-dehydrogenase, with protein MSRLAGKVAIITGAAQGMGAAHAKLFVENGAKVILTDLNEEKGNAFAAELGENAIFVKQNVTSEEDWATVIAKAEETFGPVNVLVNNAGITMAKNMLEVTLEEYRRIVDINQVSVFLGMKTVAGSMAKTGGGSIVNISSMNGLVAGAIGYTDTKFAVRGMTKAAAINLAPMGIRVNSVHPGVIATPMVVQADTKAAVEEFSKHIPLKRVAQPEEVSNMVLFLASDDSSYSTGSEFIIDGGLTAQ; from the coding sequence ATGAGTCGTTTAGCAGGTAAAGTAGCAATCATTACAGGTGCTGCACAAGGTATGGGTGCTGCACACGCAAAATTATTCGTAGAAAACGGAGCAAAAGTTATTTTAACAGATTTAAATGAGGAAAAAGGAAATGCATTCGCAGCTGAATTAGGTGAAAATGCTATTTTCGTTAAACAAAACGTTACTTCTGAAGAAGATTGGGCTACAGTTATCGCGAAAGCAGAAGAAACTTTCGGTCCAGTAAACGTATTAGTAAACAATGCTGGTATTACTATGGCGAAAAATATGCTAGAAGTGACATTAGAAGAATACCGACGCATTGTAGACATTAACCAAGTGTCTGTATTTTTAGGTATGAAAACTGTAGCAGGTTCAATGGCGAAAACTGGTGGCGGTTCAATCGTCAACATTTCTTCAATGAACGGCTTAGTTGCTGGCGCTATTGGTTATACAGATACAAAATTCGCTGTTCGTGGTATGACTAAGGCAGCGGCAATTAATCTAGCACCAATGGGTATTCGCGTAAACTCTGTACACCCAGGCGTTATTGCAACACCAATGGTTGTACAAGCAGATACAAAAGCAGCAGTAGAAGAATTCTCTAAACATATTCCATTAAAACGTGTAGCTCAACCAGAAGAAGTATCAAACATGGTATTATTCCTAGCTTCTGATGATTCTAGCTACTCAACAGGTTCTGAATTCATTATCGATGGCGGCTTAACTGCACAATAA
- a CDS encoding TetR/AcrR family transcriptional regulator — MSKREQQKQQRRQNIIQIAKDLFLEHGVQNIQMQDVADASGVGIATIFRYFPKKEYLVIAASNTITNDMATHIGQIVEQTIPAYEKIKQILDYYISGTKDPKLRLAKFFESFDLHEKIATESSEQYAEYFFARNKLASILFTLADQGKQDSSLRHDIDLDLFIMTMVQNFSLFTFKSSLTTHDPNLSELLSTDKQLELMKDVFLSFIRPQ, encoded by the coding sequence ATGAGTAAACGAGAACAACAAAAACAACAACGCCGTCAAAATATTATCCAAATTGCAAAGGATTTATTTTTGGAACATGGCGTTCAAAACATACAAATGCAAGATGTCGCAGACGCTTCTGGTGTTGGGATTGCGACAATTTTTCGTTATTTCCCTAAAAAAGAGTATTTAGTGATTGCAGCCTCAAATACTATTACTAATGATATGGCGACGCATATAGGACAAATTGTTGAGCAGACAATACCTGCGTATGAAAAAATCAAACAAATTTTGGATTATTATATAAGTGGAACAAAGGACCCTAAGCTACGGCTCGCAAAGTTTTTCGAGTCCTTTGATTTACATGAAAAAATTGCTACAGAATCGTCTGAGCAATATGCAGAGTATTTTTTTGCACGAAACAAATTGGCAAGTATTTTATTCACATTGGCTGACCAGGGAAAACAAGACAGCTCATTAAGACATGATATTGATTTAGATTTATTTATTATGACGATGGTGCAAAATTTTAGTTTATTTACATTTAAATCAAGCCTAACAACCCACGATCCAAACCTCTCCGAGTTGTTATCTACGGACAAGCAACTGGAGTTGATGAAAGATGTATTTTTATCTTTTATTCGACCACAATAA
- a CDS encoding TetR-like C-terminal domain-containing protein, whose protein sequence is MTKKEDPRAIRTQEMLKSAALTLLNDGLSINQLSVQKVTQKALLNRTTFYLHYQDIDGLITQLTQEILQELTEKIEALIQVQDIDEKKQLIQLLDYLYTQRHHLLILFQLEQFENHLFQLLKKLIEIRRNKNTKTTKKVYVDSQIKTASIVGVIMWWLKNGLHLSSDYIAEQIHLMYKS, encoded by the coding sequence ATGACTAAAAAAGAGGATCCACGTGCCATAAGAACACAGGAAATGCTTAAAAGTGCTGCCTTAACCCTCTTAAATGATGGACTATCCATTAATCAATTATCTGTGCAAAAGGTGACACAAAAGGCATTGTTAAATCGAACAACATTTTATTTACATTATCAAGATATCGATGGCCTAATTACACAATTAACACAGGAAATTTTACAGGAACTAACTGAAAAAATTGAAGCACTTATTCAAGTTCAGGACATTGACGAAAAAAAACAATTGATTCAATTACTAGATTATCTTTATACACAAAGACATCATCTACTCATTCTTTTTCAACTGGAACAATTTGAAAATCATTTATTCCAATTATTAAAAAAGTTAATCGAAATTCGCAGAAATAAAAATACAAAAACAACTAAAAAAGTCTATGTCGATTCTCAAATCAAAACAGCTTCGATAGTTGGCGTTATAATGTGGTGGTTAAAAAATGGTCTACATTTAAGTTCTGATTACATAGCAGAACAAATTCATCTTATGTATAAATCTTAA
- a CDS encoding DHA2 family efflux MFS transporter permease subunit, which yields MQNEISARTKKLLLFVMIAGCFFSTLNQTLLNVALSDLMVIFDVTPTTIQWLATGFMLVNGVLVPITAFLMKRYSTRQLFISSMLFLLVGSIVAASAMNFGMLLTGRMIQAVGAGIIIPLMMTVIVFLYPMEERGAVMGKVGFAIIFAPAIAPTVSGFFVEYLSWRWLFIGLIPFVLLIILFAYKYLFNVVEGTKVKLDGLSVGYSTIGFGFLLFGFSIAGSRGWADWLVITSLLLGIIVTFLFCQRQMSSAEPLLNLTVFKYKMFSMTTLVNIAITILMYADLILLPIYLQDGRGFTAFEAGLLLLPGALINACLSPVTGKMYDKYGAKPLFIVGMSLIVLSMWAVIDLSASTSYMYLLVRTIILRIGLAFITMPLNTAALNALPKELASHGSAVNNTIRQLAGAIGTAVIVTIYTIQLTKVSIGTSEGYATAANTTYCTMLIVAIIAFIVVWFVPKTKKVSN from the coding sequence ATGCAAAATGAAATATCTGCTCGAACGAAAAAGCTTTTGCTTTTTGTAATGATTGCAGGTTGCTTCTTTTCTACATTAAATCAAACATTACTAAATGTGGCACTTAGCGATTTAATGGTTATTTTTGATGTAACCCCTACAACCATTCAGTGGTTAGCGACAGGCTTTATGTTAGTGAATGGCGTGCTAGTCCCAATCACTGCCTTTTTAATGAAACGATATTCAACTCGCCAGTTGTTTATCAGTTCTATGCTTTTTTTATTAGTAGGTTCTATTGTTGCAGCAAGTGCAATGAACTTCGGAATGTTACTGACAGGACGTATGATCCAGGCAGTTGGGGCAGGAATCATTATTCCATTAATGATGACAGTCATTGTTTTTTTGTATCCAATGGAAGAGCGTGGAGCTGTTATGGGGAAAGTTGGATTCGCCATTATATTCGCTCCAGCAATTGCACCAACTGTTTCAGGCTTTTTTGTTGAATATTTGTCTTGGAGATGGCTATTTATTGGTTTAATTCCATTTGTTTTGCTAATTATTTTGTTTGCCTATAAATATTTATTTAATGTTGTTGAGGGGACAAAAGTAAAATTAGATGGATTAAGTGTTGGCTATTCAACAATCGGGTTTGGATTTTTACTTTTTGGGTTCAGTATTGCAGGAAGTAGAGGTTGGGCTGATTGGCTAGTTATTACATCCCTGCTTTTAGGGATCATTGTGACGTTTTTATTTTGTCAGCGTCAAATGTCTTCAGCTGAACCATTATTAAATTTGACGGTATTTAAATATAAAATGTTTTCAATGACAACGCTTGTTAATATAGCCATTACCATATTAATGTATGCGGATTTAATTTTACTACCAATTTATTTACAAGATGGTCGTGGTTTTACTGCTTTTGAAGCAGGTCTTTTATTGTTACCAGGGGCATTAATAAATGCATGTTTATCTCCGGTAACTGGGAAAATGTATGACAAATATGGTGCAAAGCCATTATTTATAGTGGGCATGAGTTTAATCGTTTTGTCGATGTGGGCAGTGATTGATTTATCTGCCTCTACTTCATATATGTATTTACTTGTCCGCACAATTATATTACGAATTGGGCTAGCTTTTATTACAATGCCTTTAAATACAGCTGCCTTAAATGCACTTCCAAAAGAATTAGCTTCACATGGCTCAGCCGTTAATAATACGATTCGTCAATTAGCAGGAGCAATTGGCACAGCAGTTATTGTGACTATTTATACAATACAATTAACAAAGGTTTCAATTGGTACAAGTGAAGGTTATGCTACCGCAGCTAATACGACTTATTGCACAATGCTTATCGTAGCCATTATTGCATTTATTGTTGTTTGGTTTGTGCCAAAAACTAAAAAAGTGAGTAACTAA
- the helD gene encoding RNA polymerase recycling motor HelD, protein MKSEFQQEQKRLDNVMETISEQLNRLEKETLQRKNEVVNIRKHFWDEIKVNMDTFDDYLETIIGLRQETQALSVSQSTHKHASKRLSTLRRMQKVPYFGRIDFLEEGMSAQEQVYIGISSLMDKSGEDFLIYDWRSPISSVYYDYSPGPAQYTTPEGIIQGELEKKWQYLIRDGVLQSMFDTSLTIGDEILQQVLGQGTNKHMHSIVATIQQEQNRIIRHDHGRLLIVHGAAGSGKTSAALQRIAYLLYKYRDRLNADQIILFSPNAMFNSYVSNVLPELGEENMQQVTFQEYLHHRLSKEFYVENPYEQLEYVLTAANSPAYKSRVASIRFKASTRFFEVIKAYRKSLEYSGMIFKGINFRGQPIINAQQIAEQFYSSDASLKFHNRLEKLKEWILKEIKEIEKVEWKKEWVQEEIELLSNEEYHKARVYLAKRKGFARETVADYEMEPAKLARLIVSKKLKTLRKRIRALQFIDIKEIYKQLFIDPMQIKQWIEGETPVEWEAICQATLEMLDEDKLFYEDATPFLFIKELIQGFQTNSSIKHVLVDEAQDYSPFQFEFLKRLFPFAKMTVLGDFNQAIFAHASEMIDFNILSNLYGPDETEVINMTRSYRSTKQIVEFTRKLVPNGERIIPFDRDGELPALTQLADHTALHHCITTKIEALRSDGYNSIAIICKSAEESKRAFEALSTIEGIKLIKNGSPEYEQGVVIIPSYLSKGIEFEAVIIYDASEQIYGDESLRRVFYTACTRAMHNLQLYSVGEPSPLLRTALQENEIKI, encoded by the coding sequence ATGAAATCGGAGTTTCAGCAGGAGCAAAAACGATTAGACAATGTAATGGAGACTATTTCAGAGCAACTGAATAGGTTGGAGAAAGAAACTTTACAGCGTAAGAACGAAGTTGTAAATATTCGCAAGCATTTTTGGGATGAAATAAAGGTCAATATGGATACTTTCGACGATTATCTTGAGACGATTATCGGCTTAAGACAAGAAACGCAAGCACTATCCGTTAGCCAAAGCACCCACAAACATGCGTCTAAAAGATTGTCTACGTTACGCCGTATGCAGAAGGTTCCTTATTTTGGCCGAATTGATTTCTTAGAGGAAGGTATGTCAGCTCAGGAACAGGTCTATATAGGTATCTCTTCTCTTATGGATAAGAGTGGGGAAGATTTCCTTATCTATGACTGGCGATCTCCTATCTCAAGTGTTTACTACGATTACTCGCCTGGTCCAGCCCAGTACACGACACCTGAAGGCATTATCCAAGGGGAGTTGGAGAAAAAGTGGCAATATCTAATTCGCGATGGTGTTCTTCAATCAATGTTTGATACAAGTCTCACTATCGGAGATGAGATTTTACAGCAAGTTTTGGGGCAAGGTACAAATAAACATATGCATAGTATAGTTGCGACGATTCAACAGGAGCAAAACCGAATTATTCGTCATGATCATGGGAGATTGCTTATAGTTCATGGTGCCGCAGGTAGTGGCAAGACATCAGCAGCTTTACAGCGAATAGCTTATTTGCTTTATAAATATCGGGATAGATTAAATGCGGATCAAATTATTTTATTTTCACCTAATGCAATGTTCAATAGCTATGTGTCCAACGTGCTACCTGAACTTGGTGAAGAAAATATGCAGCAAGTTACATTTCAGGAGTACTTGCATCACCGATTGAGTAAGGAGTTTTATGTTGAAAATCCTTACGAGCAATTGGAATATGTTTTAACTGCAGCAAATAGCCCAGCATATAAATCAAGAGTGGCGAGCATCCGATTCAAAGCATCTACTCGTTTTTTTGAAGTCATTAAAGCATACAGAAAGTCGCTGGAGTACTCCGGCATGATATTTAAGGGCATTAACTTCAGAGGGCAGCCGATTATTAACGCGCAACAAATCGCTGAGCAATTTTATAGTAGCGACGCTTCACTTAAGTTCCATAATCGATTGGAAAAGTTAAAGGAATGGATTCTGAAGGAAATAAAAGAAATAGAAAAAGTCGAATGGAAGAAGGAATGGGTACAAGAAGAAATTGAGCTGCTTAGCAACGAGGAATACCATAAGGCACGTGTTTATTTAGCTAAAAGAAAGGGCTTTGCAAGAGAGACAGTAGCCGATTATGAGATGGAGCCTGCTAAACTTGCGCGATTGATTGTATCCAAGAAATTGAAGACTTTGCGGAAACGAATTCGGGCGTTACAGTTTATCGACATTAAGGAAATTTACAAACAGTTGTTTATAGATCCTATGCAAATTAAACAGTGGATTGAAGGAGAAACACCAGTGGAGTGGGAGGCTATTTGCCAAGCGACACTGGAAATGCTAGACGAAGATAAACTTTTTTACGAAGACGCTACTCCGTTTTTATTTATTAAAGAGTTAATTCAAGGTTTTCAAACAAATAGCTCGATTAAGCACGTACTCGTTGACGAGGCACAAGACTATTCGCCATTCCAATTCGAGTTTTTAAAGCGATTGTTTCCTTTTGCGAAAATGACAGTATTAGGTGATTTTAATCAGGCAATTTTCGCGCATGCAAGTGAAATGATTGATTTTAATATTCTTAGTAACTTATATGGACCAGATGAAACAGAAGTTATCAATATGACTCGTAGCTATCGCTCTACAAAACAGATTGTCGAATTTACCCGCAAACTAGTACCTAATGGCGAACGGATTATCCCGTTTGACCGCGATGGGGAGCTACCTGCGCTGACACAATTAGCTGATCACACAGCTTTGCACCACTGTATTACGACTAAAATCGAAGCTTTGCGAAGTGATGGCTATAACAGTATCGCCATCATATGTAAATCTGCGGAGGAGAGCAAGCGTGCATTTGAAGCTTTGTCTACTATTGAGGGTATTAAGCTTATAAAAAATGGCTCACCCGAGTACGAGCAAGGGGTTGTCATCATACCTTCTTATTTATCCAAAGGAATTGAATTTGAAGCTGTCATTATCTATGATGCATCGGAGCAAATATATGGCGATGAGAGTTTACGCCGAGTTTTCTACACTGCCTGTACGAGAGCAATGCATAATTTACAGCTTTACAGCGTAGGTGAACCAAGTCCACTTTTACGCACTGCCTTACAGGAAAATGAAATTAAAATTTAA
- a CDS encoding DUF4179 domain-containing protein produces the protein MSQLDNDQQQRYIELLESVPMETLQSNKQFMAYKQLKKRTRHKRLLQFTVTAAIIMIALISSIRVSPALAYTMAQIPVLKPLVEMIALDKGIKDIINNEYYEPINVSQTIDGKTLTITSVVADESGMIISYKLQSDEDLANFTGISTEVKQQGEQIYASVGSSWSAQPEGTFEVENTIEVAASQGMNYSSQDFEITLSLHDRPEIVFDIPFTLKNDIKASKKYAINKQITVDGQDFTIHELIISPIRSELKMSIDSSNSKKILNFGDIRIYDEHHEEWGKIRNGYSGFGNYEDKQFSIMLESNFFRIPKSMTIEFRDIEAIDKADESVVIDFDKKEIMTQPKNINTELEIKDNFEIQYKILSSNKKELRSMFNHLIDAKGETYYSNSATFSEHDNYLLITQKFDMENVKNLPVNPVKLEIARYDQYLNGVGRIQVELK, from the coding sequence ATGAGTCAGTTGGACAATGACCAACAACAAAGATATATAGAATTACTTGAATCAGTGCCTATGGAAACATTGCAGTCAAATAAACAGTTCATGGCATACAAGCAATTAAAAAAGAGAACTCGCCATAAACGCCTTTTACAATTTACGGTTACTGCTGCTATTATCATGATTGCCCTTATTAGTTCCATTAGGGTATCGCCAGCTCTTGCTTATACGATGGCACAAATTCCAGTATTAAAACCACTTGTTGAAATGATTGCGTTAGATAAAGGCATTAAAGATATTATTAACAACGAATATTACGAGCCTATTAATGTAAGTCAAACGATTGATGGGAAAACCCTTACGATTACAAGTGTTGTGGCAGATGAATCAGGTATGATCATTTCCTATAAGCTTCAATCGGACGAAGACTTAGCGAATTTCACTGGCATCTCTACAGAGGTCAAACAGCAAGGTGAACAAATCTATGCATCTGTAGGGAGTAGTTGGTCAGCACAGCCAGAAGGAACATTTGAAGTTGAAAATACAATTGAAGTGGCCGCAAGCCAAGGTATGAACTATTCATCACAAGATTTTGAAATTACATTATCGCTTCATGATCGTCCAGAAATAGTCTTTGACATACCATTTACATTAAAAAATGATATTAAAGCATCAAAAAAATACGCTATTAATAAACAAATAACTGTCGATGGGCAAGACTTTACCATTCATGAGCTTATTATTTCTCCAATTAGATCTGAGTTGAAAATGTCGATTGATTCATCGAATTCAAAGAAAATATTAAACTTTGGAGATATTCGCATCTATGATGAACATCATGAGGAATGGGGCAAAATTCGAAACGGTTATTCTGGATTTGGTAATTACGAAGATAAGCAATTTAGTATCATGCTAGAGAGCAATTTCTTCCGTATCCCAAAAAGTATGACGATTGAATTTCGAGACATCGAGGCTATTGATAAAGCTGATGAATCGGTAGTAATTGATTTTGATAAAAAGGAAATTATGACTCAGCCTAAGAATATTAATACCGAGCTTGAAATAAAAGATAACTTTGAAATTCAATATAAAATATTATCCTCCAATAAAAAGGAACTTAGAAGCATGTTTAATCATTTAATTGACGCTAAAGGTGAAACTTACTATTCAAATAGTGCAACGTTTTCTGAGCACGACAACTATTTATTAATTACACAAAAATTTGATATGGAGAATGTTAAAAATCTCCCAGTTAATCCTGTGAAGCTTGAAATTGCACGTTATGACCAATATTTAAATGGTGTTGGACGTATCCAAGTGGAACTTAAATAA
- a CDS encoding sigma-70 family RNA polymerase sigma factor, with product MDEIELAKQAINGDEAAQLLLLQIYKEAMYRVAYSYMQNEHDANDALQEMTYQCLKNIHKVQTPQYFKTWLVRIVINTCLMMKRQQKRIVVTDEIVDQPEQMAELFELNDVITKLPIEQQELIHLKYFKDLKNSEIATLQKIPEGTVKSRLHKTLKKLRHLLGEGGIS from the coding sequence ATGGACGAAATCGAACTTGCCAAACAAGCGATTAATGGAGATGAAGCGGCACAGCTACTGCTTTTACAAATATATAAAGAAGCTATGTATCGTGTTGCCTATAGCTATATGCAAAATGAACATGATGCAAATGATGCACTACAAGAAATGACGTATCAATGCTTAAAAAATATTCATAAAGTGCAGACGCCTCAGTATTTTAAAACGTGGCTCGTACGCATTGTTATCAATACATGTTTAATGATGAAACGACAGCAAAAGCGTATTGTCGTCACAGATGAAATAGTGGATCAGCCCGAGCAAATGGCGGAACTATTTGAACTCAATGATGTCATTACAAAGCTACCTATTGAGCAACAGGAGCTCATTCATTTGAAGTACTTTAAAGATTTAAAAAACAGCGAAATTGCCACGTTACAAAAAATTCCTGAAGGGACTGTTAAATCAAGATTACATAAAACATTAAAGAAGCTTCGTCATTTATTAGGAGAGGGGGGCATTTCATGA